GGGCAGTGTGCGTCGCTGGTGGCGTGGCGTGGGCCGGCCGAGAACGCGGCCGGTCATCCGACGTTCAGTTCCTATTCCTTTTACGACCTCTACTACTCCCAGCTGCAGCTCCTGGAAGGGGTGAAGCCGGACGTCGACCCGGCGGCGTTCAAGGGTGCCATCGTCGTCGTCGGCGGCAGTGGCGAGGGGTTGAAGGAGGCGTTCACGACGCCCTTCCCAGCCGGGGCGATCGATGGCCCCGAAGTCCACGCCAACGTCATTGATGGCCTGCTGGCGGGACGGTCGATGACACCCGTGGCATCGTGGGTCGGTGTCGCGCTCACCGTGGGACTGGCGTTCGTGGTCGCCGCCATCGGGCTTGGTGCCAATGCCTGGGTCACCGGCGTGGCGTCGCTCGCAGTCCTTCTCGTGCTGGCGGGGGTGTCGGTGATGCGTTTCGCGAGCGGATCCTGGATTCCGATTGCCGTGCCCAGTCTCGCCATCGTCTTTGCGTTTGTCGGCGATCTCGCGTGGAAGTACGTGGTCGAGGGGCGCGAGAAGCGGCAGGTCAAGAAGCTGTTCTCACGCTACGTCTCGAAGGACGTCTACGACCAACTGGTAGCGGATCCGTCACTGGCGGCACTAGGCGGCGCGCGGCGGAGCATGACCGTGCTGTTCTCCGACGTGCGTGGCTTCACGGCGATGTCGGAGAAGGGATCGCCTGAAGAGGTGGTCGCGCAGCTCAATGAGTACTTCTCGCGCATGGTCGAGGTGGTGTTCGACCATCGCGGCACCGTCGACAAGTTCGTCGGCGACATGGTGATGGCGCTGTACGGCGCGCCGCTCGACGATGACGACCACGCCGAGCACGCCGTGCAGACGGCGCTGGCCATGGCCGTGGCGCTTGGCGAGCTGAACACCCGTTGGCAGGCCGAGGGGCGCACCACCCTCGACATCGGCATCGGCATCAATACCGGCGACATGGTCGCCGGCAACATCGGGTCCGACACGATCATGAGCTACACCGTGATTGGCGACGCCGTGAACCTGGGGGCCCGGCTCGAGTCCCTGAACAAGGACTACGGCACCCGGATCATCATCAGCGAGGCCACCCGTTCCCGCCTGAAGGGGCGGTATGATATCCATCCCCTCGGCGACGTGGTCGTAAAAGGCAAGAGTAAACCGGTCGCGATTTTTGAGGTCAAAACACCATGATGCGTTCAGTGATGTTCGGAATGGCGTTGGCTTGCTCGTCAGTGGGACTGGCCGAGGCCGGTCCGAACGTAGGGGCGCACTTTAGTGCGCCCGACGGTCAGCTCGGACAGATCACCAGGGGCGTCGAGGTCGCCAAGAAGGCGAACGAGGTTCGCGACCTGGCGATGACCGACGCCGAAGAGGCCGAGCTCGGCGCCAACGTCAGCGAGCGGATTCGCACCCGCTACGGCGTGGTGCAGGACGCGGCCGTGCATCGCTACCTGGCCCTGGTCGGCACGACCCTGGCCCAGGGCAGCACGCGGCCGGCGCTGCCGTGGACCTTCATCGTGCTCGACACCGACGGCGTCAACGCGTTTGCCGCGCCGGGCGGCTACGTGCACATCACGCGCGGGGCGTTGGCGTTGATCAAGAACGAGGCCGAACTGGCCGGCGTGCTGGGACACGAGATCATCCACATCACCGAGAAGCACACCATTCGCGCCATCCAGAAGAGCAAGGCGGTGCAGATGGGCGCCGCCGAAACCCTCTCGGGATCCTCCGGATTGATGGAGCGGGCCGTCACCGCCACCTACGACAACATCGTCGAACGCGGCTTCGGCCGCGCTGAAGAGAACGAGTCTGACGAGATGGGCGTGACGCTGGCCAACAAGATCGGCTACGCGCCGAACGGCCTCAACGGCTTCCTGACGACACTGAAGGATCGGAACAAGGCGTCAACCGAGAAGCGCGGCTTGTTCGCGTCGCATCCAGAGATGCAGGATCGCCTCGACCGCATCACCAAGCTGATCGCGTCGAGGAAACTGACGGCGACGGCGACCGTGCAACCGCGCTATGCCAAGAACATCACCTACACGCCGGTGGCCGTGACGGCCATTGCCACCGTCGATCCGGGCGCGGCCGGATTGACGGGCGGCGACAAGAAGGCCGAAGAGGCGAAGGCGGCAGAGAAGAAGGAAGCCGAGGAACCCAAGAAGCGGGGGTTCGGGCTGAGCCGCATGCTGCCGACTGGCGGCGGCGAGAAGAAGTCGGCACAGGTCACCGCCTCGGGCGGCGCGCGAGGAGTGGACCCCGAGAAGGACTCGAAGGGCGGCTCGAACCCGAAGGTGGTTCCGGTCAAGCTCGTCGCGGCTGACATTGCCGCGTTCAAGAAAGACGGAGGCCTGCCGTAGGCCGCTACGTCCGCGGCCGGCTGCAGTTCGCGGCCTGGCTGCTGATCGGGTACGTCCTGCTCGAGGTCGCGGCCCGCCAGGGGCTGGGCGACGTCGCCTGGTTGTCGGCGATTGCCCGGCTCCTCCTGGTGCTGGCGGTGGTCACGGCCGCCGTCGCCCTGGCCGCCAACAAGTGGCGTGACGATCGGCCGAGCGATCGCTTCCCGGGGATCGTGCAGGACGTCGCCGTGATCGCGCTGTTCATGGCGATCGGGACGATGCTGCTGCGCGAGCAACTCCTCGCCACCTCCGCCGTCGGCGCGGTCGTGGTCGGCTTCGCGCTGCAAGACACGCTGGGCAACCTGTTTGCCGGCCTCGCCATTCAGATCGAGAAGCCGTTTCGTGTCGGCCACTGGATCCGCGTGGGCGAACGCGAGGGACAGGTGCAGGAAGTGACGTGGCGCGCCACCAAGCTGCGCACGAAGGACGGCGAGTTCCTGATCGTGCCCAACAGCCTGATGGCGAAGGACCCGGTCCTGAACTACTCGGAACCGTCGGTTGCGAACATCGTCAGCGTCGAGGTCGGGACCGGCTACGAGACGCCGCCGAACGACGCCAAGCGCGCGATTCTCGAGGCCATCGACAACGCGCCGCTGGCCCTGAAGGCGCCGGCGCCGCAGGTGCTGGTGCGGGGCTTTGGTGCGTCAGCCGTCGAATACCAGGCCTTGTTCTGGGTTGACGACTACGGCAAAGAGCGTGAGGCCAGGGACCAGGTGCGGGTCAACCTCTGGTACACGCTGCGGCGGCACGGCATCGAGATTCCGTGGCCGATCCAGATCGAGTACTCACGTGAGGAGAAGCCGGCGCGAACCGAGGAGCAGTTGCTCGAGGCCGCCGAGGGGCTGGGCCGCGTCGACTTGTTTGCCACCCAAAGCGCTGAAGCGCGCCATCGGCTGGCGGCCGCATCGAGGCCGAGACTGTTCGCGGCCGGCGAGGCGGTGGTGAGGCAAGGCGCGGCGGGCGATTCGATGTTCGTCGTGCTGGGCGGCGCCGCGCGGGTCACGCTCGAGCCGTCGGGCCAGGAGATCGCGGTGCTTCCGGCTGGCGGGTTCTTTGGCGAGATGTCGATGCTGACCGGCGATCGCCGCACCGCGACGGTGCGGGCGATCGAGGATGTGCGGGCCCTGGAGATTTCAGCGGCGGACTTTCGAGAGCTGGCGGTGGCCGACCCGGCGCTGCTCGATCACATCTCCAGCGTCGTCACGGCGCGCCGCACCGGCCTGGACGAAGCGCGCGCGTCAGCCGCGTCGGCCGGCCCCCCTGAAGCGAAGCAGACGTTCGTGGCGCGGATGCGCAAGTTTCTTCACGTATAGCTACTCAGCCCAAATCAAGACGCGTCCTTCCGTGGGGTGATCGAGGTCGAGCACAATTCCTGGTCCCCGCCGCTCGAGATCCTCCACTCTCAGCCGCACGCGTTCGTCGTCGAACCCGCTGGCGTACGAGCTGAAGGCAATCGGCCCGGACTTCAGCCGCAGCAACCAGAACGGCACGGCCATCTTCACCATGCGCCCCTCGCCGTCATCGAACGCGATGATGTGGAGCGTGGTGAGCTTGACCGACGAGGCGGTGGTCGCCTGGTTGGTAGTGACGTTGCCGCGGTCGCCGTTGACGAACTCGATCAGTGGCCGCTGTCCGGGGAACTTCGCTCGCACCTCGTCAAAGGCCCTGGCCGCCTCCGGCGCCGGAGTTTCGACGAACTCCATGTTCGAGGTGACCCAGTAGGCAGTGAAGGCGGCGCCGCCCACGGCCATGACAAAGAGGAACGCGAAAACGCCGAGCAGGATCCACAGCCAGGTGCGTTTGGGCTTGCGCGGTTCGACATAGGCATCGGTCATAGCGTCAGCTCCGTTCCGGCGCCGGTTTCCACGGCGCGCCGCAACACCAGGTCGGCGGCGACGACATCCTCCACCGCCATGCCCAGCGACTTGAATACCGTCACGTCGGCATCGCTCGTGCGGCCGTTCACGCGACCGAGCACGACCTCGCCGAGCTCGCCGCAAATGTGCGTGGCGCTGAACAATCCGGAGGCGATGCCCATCACGATATCGCCCGACTCGACGACCGCAGCGGCCCGCGAGTCGACAAAGAGCCGCGCGCGCGCGACCAGGGCCGGGTCCATCTCGCGCTGGGTGGGACGGCAGGCGCCGACCGACACCACGTGAGCGCCGGCGCCAACCCACTCGTTCTGGATCACCGGCGTTTCCGACGAAGTGACGAGCACGATGAGGTCGGCTTCCCGGACGGCGGCTTCGGCCGTGTTGGTCGCGCGCACCGGCACGGGGACGTGGCCCGTCATCTCGCCGACGAACCGCTCGCGGCTGGCGGCTTTCGGCGACCAGACCCGAACCTCTTTCAGCTGCCGGACCTCGGCGAACGCCTCCAGGTGGCTGCGCGCCTGCACGCCGCTGCCGATGATCGCCAGCGTCGCGGCGTCGCGCCTGGCGAGAAACCGCGCGGACACTGCGGACACCGCGGCGGTCCGGGCCTCGGTGATGTAGCGGCCGTCCATCAGCGCCTGCAGCGAGCCGGTCTCCGGATCGAGCAGCAGGATCGTCGCCAGGTGGGAGGGCAGTTGCTTCGACGGGTTGTCACTGAACACCGTCACCAGCTTGGCGCCGAGGCTGCCCGGGTTCGGCACGTATGCCGGCATCAATCCGAAGTACGCCTTCGTCGGGCCGACGGTCAACACCGACCTGACCGGCTGCAACACCTCGCCGGCCGAGAAGCGCGCGAGCGCCGCCTCCATGGCGGCGATTAGGTCGCTCATGGGCAAGAGCGACTGGACTTGCTGTTCGGTCAGGAGGCGAAAACGTTGGGCCATGGCCACAGATTAAACACCGAAGGGCCACAGATTAGACACAGATTAGACACCGATTAGAAAGTTAACAGCCGACCGGATCGTGTTGGCGTGAATGGTCACGATGGCGTCGATGTCGGAAGCGTAGCCGCCGCTCATGGAGATGGCAAGCGGCAAGCCGGCGGCCCGGCAGGCGCCCATCACTATTTCGTCGCGCTGGCGGAGGCCGTCGATGGTGAGCTTGAGCCGTCCCAGCCGATCCCCTTCATACGGATCCGCGCCCGCAAGATAGAAGACGAAATCCGGTTGATGGCTGTTCAACACCGACGGGAGGTGCGCCTGCAGCAACTCCAGATACTCCACGTCACCCGTGCCGTCGGCGAGCGGCACGTCGAGGTCGCTCACTTCCTTCCGGAACGGGAAGTTCTGGGCGCCGTGCATCGAGAACGTGAACACCGATGGATCGCCGGTAAAGATCGCGGCGCTGCCGTTGCCCTGGTGCACGTCGAGATCGACGATCGCGATGCGGCGGGCATGGTGGTCGCGCTGCAAGACGCGTGACGCGACGGCGACGTCATTGAACACGCAGAAGCCCTCGCCGCGATCGGCAAACGCGTGGTGCGTGCCGCCGGCGAGGTTGGCGGCGGTGCCGTCATCAAGCGCCGCCCGCGCCGCGGCGATGGTCGCGCCAACGGAGCGGCGGGCGCGCTCGACCATCTGCGGCGACCACGGGAAGCCGATGCGCCGCTGGATGTCCGGTGGCACGGTGCCATTCGCGACGGCATCCACGTAGGCCGCGTCGTGCACCAGCCGCAGGTCGTCCCAATCGGCAGCCGGCGCCTCGTGCAGTCGATCGGCCGCGATGATGCCTTCGGCCAGGATGCGTTCGCGCAAGCGCGAGTACTTCGCCATGGGGAACTTGTGGCCGTCAGGCAGCGGCAGGACGAAGTGGTCGGAGTAGAACGCGCGCATACAGGCGACTAACGATATCAACGTTCAATCCCGATGGTTCAATCCCGATGGTTCAACCACAATGGTTCTCAGAACCCTCGTGCTGGAACCCTCGTGCTAGAACCCCCGTGTTTGAACCCCCGCGTTTGAACCTCCGTGTTTGAACCTCCGTGTTTGAACCCCCCGTGTTTGAATCCCCGTGTTTGAACCCTCGTGTTTGAACCCTCGTGTTTGCACCCCCGTGTTTGCACCCCCGCGTTTGAACCTCCGTGTTTGAACCCTCGTGCTAGAACCCCCGTGATTGAACCCCCGTGTTTGAACCCCTGTGTTTGAACCCCTGTGTTTGAACCTTGGGATAAACTCTCGTCGTTGATTCATCGCATTAAGACCATCGACTCGCACACGGCCGGCGAGCCGCTCCGCCTGGTCATCGACGGCCTTCCCAGCCCGGAAGGCCGCACCATGCTCGACAAGCGCGCGTGGGCCACCAAGCGGCTCGACCACCTGCGCAAGGCGATCATGCTCGAGCCGCGCGGGCACACCGACATGTACGGCGCGCTGCTGACCGAGCCGGTCACGCGCGATGGCCATGCCGGGATCCTGTTCATGCACAACGAAGGCTGGAGCACGATGTGCGGTCACGGCATTATTGCCGTCAGCACGATTGCCATCGAGCGCGGGCTGATCTGGTCACAGCAGGAAGGCCGGCCGTCGACCGTGCAGTTGCGCTACGACACCCCGGCCGGACGCGTCGAAGCGCGGGCCCAAGTGAGCTATCGCGGCGACGCCGTCCGCGTCGAGTCCGTCGCCTTCCGCAACGTACCCTCGTTCGTGTTCGAGCCGTCGCTGCTGGTGCCGGTCGGCGGCCGCAAGATCCCGGTTGATGTCGCCTTCGGCGGCGCGTTCTACGCGATTGTCGATGCCGAAGCCGCCGGCGTGCCGATTGATGCTGCGCACCTGCCCGAGCTGCGCAAGCTGGGCATGGTGATCGCGCGCGAGGTGGAGAAGTTGCGCCAGGTCGTGCACCCCGACGATCCGGGCCTGGCCGGCATCTACGGCACCATCTTCACCGCGCCCGCGCAGCTGCCCGACGCCCACCTGCGCAACGTCACGGTCTTCGCCGACGCCGAGGTCGATCGCTCACCGTGCGGGACCGGTACCGCGGCGGTGATGGCCGTGCTGAACGACATGGGCCTGCTCCTGGACGATGTGCCGTTCATTCACGAGAGCATTGTCGGCACGACGTTCACGGGACGCGTCGCCGAGCGGCTGCAGGTCGGCGAGCGGCCGGCGATTGTTCCCGAGATCGAGGGCTCGGCGTGGATTACCGGCGAGCACACGTTCCTGATCGATGGGGATGATCCGTTGAAGGCGGGATTCAGGTTGTAGCAGAAAGCCGGTGGGGCAGGTCGGGCGGGTTGGCAGGTGGGGCAGCACTAAAGTGCTGCCCTCCTGGCACTCCTTGACTGCGGCCCTCCTGGCACTACTTCAAGGCGGCGATCTTGTCGAAATCCATCTGCGACGCGAACTCGTGCAGCACCTTGGTGTCGGCGAGGTCGCTGCCCTCGAGCGACACCATGAAGCGCTTGTTGACGAAGATGTTCAGCTCGCCGCGCTTTGAGCCGTTGTCGAACTTCTCGAATCCGGGATTACCGCCGATCGAGATCGACTTTTCGTAGCCGTCGCCGGTTTCGCGGCTGTAGCCGGACGCCAGGAACATCGACCACGGCGCGATCAGCATTTGCGCGTAGCCGGTGTCGATTACGCGCAACTCGATCTCCGAATCGCCCTTCTTGTAGGTGGTCTCGACCTGCGAATACGCAATGGGCGACGTCATCCGCTCGGCGTCGGGTGCGTCCATCGTCCAGCCGCTGACCGACGGGAGCGTGGCCTTGAGCGCGTCGGTCGCGACCGGCTCGACCGGCTTGCCGTCCGCGCCGCCGCCAACGGCCGCGGCCATGCCTTGCATGGCCTTCGCCATGTCGGCCATGCCCTTGGCGGTGTCGCCGCCCTGCTGTTGGGCTTGCGTGATGGCCTCAGCGGCCTTGTTGATGTCTTCCGCTGCCTGCTCGGCTTGCTTCTCGGCGTCGGATTTGCCACAAGCGAACGAGGCGACCAGAGCAATTGCGATTACGAGTCTTGATGAATGCATTGCGTTTCCCCCTAGGCACCTTAGGCACCCCAGGCACCTTAGGCACCCTGTTCCTACCACCCTATCGCGAGTCCGTCTTTTCGTAGATCGGAGCCGCCAAGTAGAACGCCTGTTCGCGGGTCGATGAAAATCGCCTGGTAGCCGCCCATCTGCCCGCGGCCCTCGGCCACCGTGTGGCCTTTCGCCTCGAGCGCCTTGCGCACGTCGGCGCCAATGCCGCTTTCGAGCCCCAGCCGGCTGCCCATGTGCCGCATGCGGGCGGCATCGCCGGCTTCCTGCACGTGCATGCCGAAGTCCACGAAGTTGGCGACCACTTGCGCGTGCGCCTGCGCCTGGTTGTCGCCGCCCATCACGCCGAACGACACCCACGGCTTGCCGTCCTTCATGATCATTGCCGGCACCAGGGTGTGCAACGGCCGCTTGTGCGGGCCGATCTGGTTGGGATGCCCCGGCGTGAGCACGAAGCCGGAGCCGCGGTTGTGCAGGGTGATGCCGGTCTCGCCGGCCACGAATCCCGCGCCGAACGACCCGAACAGTGACTGGATGAACGAGACCACGTTGCCGTGGCTGTCGGCGGCCGCCAGGTAAATGGTGTCGCCGAGATCGCGGCCGGCAAAATCCTGCGTCGGTCGCCCTGCGCCGGCGGACGTGCCTGCCGCGTAGCTTTTCGCGGCCTTGGCCATGTCAATCTCCTTGCGCCGCGCCGCCGCGTACTCTTTCGACAGCAGCGTCTTCAGGATGTCCTTGGCCATGTGGTCGCGGTCGGCCAGGTAGGCGCCGCGATCCGCAAAGGCAATCCGCTTGGCTTCGGTGACGACGTGCAGGTAGTCGGCCGAGTTGTGGCCGAGCGCCTTGAGGTCGAACCCTTCCATGATGTTCAGCATCTCGAGCGCGACGAAGCCCTGCGTGCTGGGTGGCATTTCGAGCACGTCGTAGCCGCGATAGTTGGTGCCGATCGGCTCGACCCACTCGGCCTTGTGATCGGCGAAGTCCTTCATCTCGAGCAGGCCGTCGCGCGCCTTCAGGTCGGCGACGATCGCGCGGGCGAGCGCGCCCTTGTAGAACGCATCGCGGCCTTCCTTGGCGATCATCTCGAGGCTGCGTGCCAGGCGGGGGTTGGCGAAGATGTCGCCTTGCATCATCGGCCTGCCGGCCGGCAGGAAGGTGGCGGCTGTTGCCGGATCGCTCGCCAGGCGCTTCTCATTTGACTGCCACTCGCTGGCCATCAGTTCCGCCACAGGAAAGCCGTCGCGCGCGTGCGTGATGGCCGGCGCCAGGGCCTTGGCGATCGAGATGGTGCCGAACCGCGTCAGCAGCTGGTGCCAGCCTTCGACCACCCCCGGCACATCCACCGTCAACGGGCCGTTGCCCGGCATCTCCTTCAGTCCACGCTTCGCGAACTCTTCGGGCGTGGCGGCGTAGGCCGAGCGGCCGGTGGAGTCGAGCCCGTAGACCTTCTTCGTCTTCGCGTCGAAGACGAGCGCCAGCAGGTCGCCGCCAATGCCGTTCATGCTCGGCTCGATGACGGCAAGGACCGCGGCCGCCGTGACGGCGGCGTCGATGGCGTTGCCGCCATCCTGCAGCACCTTCAGGCCCGCGGCCGAGGCCAGCGACTGGCTGGTGGCAATCATGCCGTGGCGTCCCACCGCCGGCGAGCGGGTCCCGCGGAGGTTGCCCGACGGGCGGTCGCCAGGCTGAATCTGTTGTGCGGACGAGGTGGTCATGATCAGGAAGGCTCCGGTCAGAGCGAACAGAAGATTTCTCACAATGCCTCTACTTGAGGAAGTCGAGCAGCAGCCGATTCAACTCCGCGGGTTTATCGAGCATGATCCAGTGCCCGGCGCCGGTCACCTTCTCATAACGCCACGGACCGGACAGCCGCTCCGTCGATCGCGTCACCTGCTCTTCGGTGAGGAACGGATCGCCATCACCCCAGACGCCCATGGCGGGCATTGCCATTTTCGGCAGCGGGAACGCATTGGGCGCGGGCATCTGCGGCCGCACGTTGGCGCGATACCAGTTCAACGCGGCGGTCAACGCGCCTGGCCGGGCGAGATCCTTCAGATTGCGCTCCTGATCGCCCTGGCCGCGCGCGAATTGCTTGAAGAACGCCCAGTCGTTGGCCATCAAGGTCGCCTCGGCAATCCCTTCGAACTGAAAGAATAGGAAGTACCACGACTTCTCGCGCTGGGCCAGGGTGCTGGATCCCGAATTGCCAATGGCGCCCACCGACAACGCGGCGATGCGCTCCACGCGCGCCGGCTGCGTCATGGCCAGGAACCACGCCAGCGCCGCGCCCCAATCGTGACCGACCACGCGCGCCTGCTTCACGCCGAGCGCATCCAGGATGCCGATCACATCAGGCGCGATGACCTGCAGCCGGTAATCCTCAACGGCGGCCGGCTTCGGCGCGTCGCCGAACCCTCGCAGGTCGGGAGCGATGACCCGGAAGCCGGCATCGACCAGCGGCGTGATCTGGTGGCGCCACAGGAATCGCGAATCGGGAAAGCCGTGCAGAAGAAGCACGGCGGGACCGGTGCCGTGATCGATCACCGGGAACGCCATGCCGTTCGCGGTGATGGTTTGGGTGATGGCGTTGAGGTCCAGCGCGCCTTCCGGCTGCCGGGCTTCAGCTGGTGAGGCGGCCGCAAGGCACACCGCGCAGAGCACCGAGACGGCAAAGAAGTTCACAGGGGCATTCTACCCCCCGGGAGTGCGCACTCGTATACTGGATGCATGGCCATTCGTGACCGGGTTGCTCGTCTCCTTGACGAGATGCCGCGTGAAGCGCAATTCCCCTCACAAGGCGCCACCCTGTTCGTTGACCTCGAGCGTCGCGAGCTGCACACCGCGTTCACGCCGCTGGCGGTGACGCGCACCGTGCTCGGCGGCCGCGGCGCCAACATGTACTACCTCCACCGGCTGCTCGACGAAACGCTGACGCCGCTCGATCCCGGTATCCCGCTGATCTTCGGCTCTGGCCTGTTGACCGGACTCGTGCCCAGCGCCGCGCGTGGCAACTGCACGTCGTGGTCGCCGGAGTCGGGGGTCCTGCTCGACTCCAACGCCGGCGACTACTTCCCGTCGTTCCTCCGCATGAACGGTTTCGATCACCTCGTTCTCTACGGCCAGGCGGCGGCCTGGACGATGGTGATGATTCGCGAGGGTGTGGTGACGTTCGAGGATGCCGCGCCGTATGTCGGCATGGACAACCTCGACCTGCGCGAGGCCGTGGCGCGAGACGTCGGCGGCAAGTGGGCCCGCAACATGGCGATGGTGAACATTACCCGCGCCGGCGAGAATCAGGTACTGACCAGCGGGATCATGGGCGGCCCGAAAGCAATCTACGCCCGCGGCGGCCCCGGCGCCAAGATGGGCGCGCTGCGGTTGAAGGGCATTGTCACGGTGGCGCAGACGCGCGAGTTCGTCACCGCACAACCGTACAAGCCCTATAACCGGACCATTGCGCAGAAGCTGCTGGCGACGTCGGTGGTCAAGAATGCGCTGTCGAAGACCGGCACGCCGTTTCTGTACAAGCCCAGCCGGCTGCTCGGCGCGATGGGCACGAAGAACAACCAGGAAACGACCTGGACCGACGGGCTCGACGCCGAGCATTTCGATGCATATCGCCCCGGAATGGAGGGCTGCTTCCGCTGCCCGGTGAACTGCCGGCCGCTGAACGACCTGCACAGCGAGTCGCCCGACAAGTACGACCAGGGCGATGGTCCGGAGTACGTGACGCTCGGCAAGTTCGGTCCCAACCTCGGCATCGACAGCGTCGTCTCGGTAATTCGCCTGAACAACATCTGTAACGACCTGGGGCTCGATACGGCCTCGACCGGATCAGCCCTCGCCTGGGCGTTCGAGTTGTTCCAGCGCGGCATCATCACGACGGCACACACCGGCGGCATCCCGCTCACCTGGGGTGACGCGGACACGATCGAGAAGCTGCTGTTCATGATGGCGGCGCGCGAGGGCTTTGGCGCGGCGCTGGCCGACAGCACGCGCGCGGTGGAGCAGGGGCATTACCCGGCCGAGGCGTTGAAGTACCGGATGGCCGTGAAGGGCCTGGGTCAGAGCGATCCGCACGATGCGCGCATCCTGAAGGCGTTCGCGCTGGGCCTGGCCGTGGCGACGCGCGGCATGGATCACCTGCGCAATCGCGCCACGCTCGAGATCAACGCCCGCATCAACGACAACCCGGCCTTCAAGTCGGAGTTGTATGGCGGGGCGGTGAGCGCTGAGCCCAACAGCTACGTGGACAAGGAACGCGCCGTGCGCGCCTGCGAGAACATCTACGCGGTGGGCGATTCCGTCGGCATGTGCCGCTTCACGACCAAGCTGTTCAATAGCCCGTCGTTGCCTGGCATCCAGGAGTTCCGCGAGCAGCTCGCGAATGTCACCGGGCTGGTGTTCACGGACGAGGCGCTCGAGCAGTGCGGCTTGAACGTGATGGGCGTGGAACGCCTAATCAACCATCGCCTCGGCGTGCGCCGCAAGGATGACACGCTGCCGGATCGCTGGTTCGACGAGCCGAATCCCGACGGCCCCTACAAGGGCGAGAAGATCGATCGCCAGGAGTTCGACGCCATGCTGTCGCGCTTCTACGCGATTTCGCGGCTCACAAGCGAGGGCGCGCCCGAGGATGCGTGGCGCAAGGAACTGGTGGGCGCCCTTGGTGGTGACCGTTAACTTTCCGGCGGCGCTGCAACCCATTGCCGGCGGCACGTCACTCGTCGTCCACGAGAGCGTGTCGACGGTCGGCCAACTGCTGCAGGCGCTCGAACGCCTGGCCCCGGGACTAGGCGAGCAACTCGATGATCCCCTCTATAACTTCGCCGTAAATGACGAGCTACTGCTGCACGCGGTCGACCAGAGGCCGATTGCCGATGGCGATGTCGTCGAAGTGATTCCGACGATGGCTGGTGGCTGACTCGGGCACCTATCTCGGACAACGAACTGTACGAGGAGGAGGGCGCTGATGGATGAGGGCGCCTTCGACCGCAATCGT
This portion of the Acidobacteriota bacterium genome encodes:
- a CDS encoding adenylate/guanylate cyclase domain-containing protein; its protein translation is MLAGAFGLLPLVRTIELKTYDLRVAATARPAAPAEGIVMVWIDDDSIRRMEPLFGRWPWPRLVHATVIDYLSAAGAKVIAYDILFPERDLRKFMIEDVEWTGEESDAELVAATRKAGNVVHAAEASSTELIDPSRALAENLDAPALNLQIPSPGCVQARPLLRPPFPALAEASRAIGHTLFILDPDGPVRRIAPVVQVGERTIPSLALATTMAAGATVNAEARVDAGQCASLVAWRGPAENAAGHPTFSSYSFYDLYYSQLQLLEGVKPDVDPAAFKGAIVVVGGSGEGLKEAFTTPFPAGAIDGPEVHANVIDGLLAGRSMTPVASWVGVALTVGLAFVVAAIGLGANAWVTGVASLAVLLVLAGVSVMRFASGSWIPIAVPSLAIVFAFVGDLAWKYVVEGREKRQVKKLFSRYVSKDVYDQLVADPSLAALGGARRSMTVLFSDVRGFTAMSEKGSPEEVVAQLNEYFSRMVEVVFDHRGTVDKFVGDMVMALYGAPLDDDDHAEHAVQTALAMAVALGELNTRWQAEGRTTLDIGIGINTGDMVAGNIGSDTIMSYTVIGDAVNLGARLESLNKDYGTRIIISEATRSRLKGRYDIHPLGDVVVKGKSKPVAIFEVKTP
- a CDS encoding mechanosensitive ion channel family protein; the protein is MSAIARLLLVLAVVTAAVALAANKWRDDRPSDRFPGIVQDVAVIALFMAIGTMLLREQLLATSAVGAVVVGFALQDTLGNLFAGLAIQIEKPFRVGHWIRVGEREGQVQEVTWRATKLRTKDGEFLIVPNSLMAKDPVLNYSEPSVANIVSVEVGTGYETPPNDAKRAILEAIDNAPLALKAPAPQVLVRGFGASAVEYQALFWVDDYGKEREARDQVRVNLWYTLRRHGIEIPWPIQIEYSREEKPARTEEQLLEAAEGLGRVDLFATQSAEARHRLAAASRPRLFAAGEAVVRQGAAGDSMFVVLGGAARVTLEPSGQEIAVLPAGGFFGEMSMLTGDRRTATVRAIEDVRALEISAADFRELAVADPALLDHISSVVTARRTGLDEARASAASAGPPEAKQTFVARMRKFLHV
- a CDS encoding M48 family metalloprotease; the encoded protein is MMRSVMFGMALACSSVGLAEAGPNVGAHFSAPDGQLGQITRGVEVAKKANEVRDLAMTDAEEAELGANVSERIRTRYGVVQDAAVHRYLALVGTTLAQGSTRPALPWTFIVLDTDGVNAFAAPGGYVHITRGALALIKNEAELAGVLGHEIIHITEKHTIRAIQKSKAVQMGAAETLSGSSGLMERAVTATYDNIVERGFGRAEENESDEMGVTLANKIGYAPNGLNGFLTTLKDRNKASTEKRGLFASHPEMQDRLDRITKLIASRKLTATATVQPRYAKNITYTPVAVTAIATVDPGAAGLTGGDKKAEEAKAAEKKEAEEPKKRGFGLSRMLPTGGGEKKSAQVTASGGARGVDPEKDSKGGSNPKVVPVKLVAADIAAFKKDGGLP
- a CDS encoding proline racemase family protein; this translates as MIHRIKTIDSHTAGEPLRLVIDGLPSPEGRTMLDKRAWATKRLDHLRKAIMLEPRGHTDMYGALLTEPVTRDGHAGILFMHNEGWSTMCGHGIIAVSTIAIERGLIWSQQEGRPSTVQLRYDTPAGRVEARAQVSYRGDAVRVESVAFRNVPSFVFEPSLLVPVGGRKIPVDVAFGGAFYAIVDAEAAGVPIDAAHLPELRKLGMVIAREVEKLRQVVHPDDPGLAGIYGTIFTAPAQLPDAHLRNVTVFADAEVDRSPCGTGTAAVMAVLNDMGLLLDDVPFIHESIVGTTFTGRVAERLQVGERPAIVPEIEGSAWITGEHTFLIDGDDPLKAGFRL
- a CDS encoding ornithine cyclodeaminase family protein, which encodes MAQRFRLLTEQQVQSLLPMSDLIAAMEAALARFSAGEVLQPVRSVLTVGPTKAYFGLMPAYVPNPGSLGAKLVTVFSDNPSKQLPSHLATILLLDPETGSLQALMDGRYITEARTAAVSAVSARFLARRDAATLAIIGSGVQARSHLEAFAEVRQLKEVRVWSPKAASRERFVGEMTGHVPVPVRATNTAEAAVREADLIVLVTSSETPVIQNEWVGAGAHVVSVGACRPTQREMDPALVARARLFVDSRAAAVVESGDIVMGIASGLFSATHICGELGEVVLGRVNGRTSDADVTVFKSLGMAVEDVVAADLVLRRAVETGAGTELTL
- a CDS encoding histone deacetylase; the encoded protein is MRAFYSDHFVLPLPDGHKFPMAKYSRLRERILAEGIIAADRLHEAPAADWDDLRLVHDAAYVDAVANGTVPPDIQRRIGFPWSPQMVERARRSVGATIAAARAALDDGTAANLAGGTHHAFADRGEGFCVFNDVAVASRVLQRDHHARRIAIVDLDVHQGNGSAAIFTGDPSVFTFSMHGAQNFPFRKEVSDLDVPLADGTGDVEYLELLQAHLPSVLNSHQPDFVFYLAGADPYEGDRLGRLKLTIDGLRQRDEIVMGACRAAGLPLAISMSGGYASDIDAIVTIHANTIRSAVNFLIGV